A genomic region of Pseudoalteromonas piscicida contains the following coding sequences:
- a CDS encoding baseplate assembly protein gives MPSSQLIDLSKLTPPELLENLEYEQILEQLKSKSSELVPDVSKTLELESEPLTQLLNTFAYHSMLLKGRINDTVKGNLLATATNSDLDHIATRYGVSRLPEESDERFRHRIQQAFHSLNTAGTEESYRYHALTADSRVKDIHVASPSPCHVILSILSNETENGAPSTELINTLAAAFGLTPGDQDSVSEVLLAQRVRPIGDRVEIVPAVIKPFNIKAKVKLELGPGHEQVRLNVITKLQHFLQQQSSLGKSVKQSALFAVLHQVGVEEVNLISPTSNIEVLKNEVAWCVNGATEIDFEVAL, from the coding sequence ATGCCATCATCTCAGTTGATCGATTTATCTAAGCTAACACCTCCAGAGCTATTAGAAAATCTGGAATATGAACAAATTCTGGAACAGTTAAAAAGTAAATCGAGCGAGTTAGTTCCAGATGTTAGTAAGACACTAGAGCTAGAATCAGAGCCTTTAACACAGTTACTCAATACATTTGCATATCACAGCATGCTGCTTAAAGGACGAATAAATGACACCGTCAAAGGTAACTTGTTGGCGACAGCAACAAATAGTGACCTAGACCATATTGCAACACGTTACGGTGTAAGCCGTTTGCCAGAAGAGTCAGATGAACGGTTTAGGCACCGAATACAACAAGCATTCCATAGTCTAAATACGGCTGGAACAGAAGAAAGCTACCGTTATCATGCGTTGACGGCAGATAGCAGAGTTAAAGATATTCACGTCGCAAGTCCATCTCCTTGCCATGTGATTTTGAGCATATTAAGTAATGAAACCGAAAATGGTGCTCCGTCAACAGAATTAATAAATACGCTTGCGGCTGCTTTTGGCCTCACACCAGGAGATCAAGACAGTGTGTCTGAAGTCTTGCTTGCACAAAGGGTTCGACCAATTGGAGATCGTGTTGAAATTGTTCCCGCAGTAATTAAGCCTTTCAATATAAAAGCAAAAGTCAAGCTTGAACTTGGGCCTGGCCACGAGCAAGTTAGATTAAATGTGATTACTAAGCTGCAACACTTTCTGCAGCAGCAAAGTTCACTGGGCAAGTCAGTTAAGCAGTCCGCTTTATTTGCCGTGCTGCATCAGGTGGGAGTAGAAGAAGTAAATCTTATTTCACCTACAAGCAATATAGAAGTATTAAAAAATGAAGTTGCATGGTGTGTCAACGGTGCTACAGAGATCGATTTTGAGGTGGCGCTTTGA
- a CDS encoding phage tail protein I codes for MSESEDTQPPNKLSRAILEVNSLIFLLLSDEISKLSTLWSPFHCPLPLLPWLAWSQGVKEWDENWHESVKRKVIADSFEQHKYLGTRYAIIQSLSHFDMGAEITEWFEQTPMAPAGTFKVDVFISHRGIDLPLIRETRKLIDRAKRKSVDYQLQMNLQSNLALSTRTVSCSATSTTVYPLSKQ; via the coding sequence TTGAGTGAGAGTGAAGACACCCAACCACCAAATAAGCTGAGTCGCGCAATACTAGAAGTGAATAGCTTAATCTTTTTGTTATTGAGCGATGAAATCAGCAAGCTTTCCACTCTATGGAGTCCATTTCACTGTCCCTTGCCCTTACTTCCTTGGTTAGCATGGAGTCAAGGCGTAAAAGAATGGGATGAAAACTGGCACGAATCTGTAAAACGTAAAGTGATAGCTGATAGCTTTGAGCAGCATAAGTACTTAGGTACACGGTATGCAATTATACAATCGCTATCTCACTTCGATATGGGCGCCGAAATCACCGAGTGGTTTGAGCAAACCCCTATGGCACCCGCTGGCACATTTAAAGTTGATGTATTTATTTCTCACAGAGGGATCGATTTACCTCTGATCCGAGAAACCAGAAAACTAATCGACAGAGCAAAGCGAAAATCTGTGGATTATCAGCTCCAAATGAATTTACAGAGTAACCTTGCTCTTTCCACTCGAACTGTTTCTTGTAGTGCAACATCAACCACGGTTTATCCGTTATCTAAACAGTAA
- a CDS encoding phage tail protein — protein MTNSHYWTRLTSAGRQAILDAMANDQTVEISEFGVGDGHLTPLQETLVQEKYRGSINSVKLLDTANLAEIIGVLPVGVGGFYVREAAFYMPDGRPFALVKHPETYKPSGDENAAAELKIKAVIDVENNHSVAEKIDPSLTYATREWVGDAINPHGLGTQISHQSANFFDRTFELRLDAGESKAFPDLPDTACDILIFGLTDGTATSTNFVGRFAKYGSTWSANTIYGNTNGPNHPSIKIIDNVPTFSNPHGSTSYPFAFKCWIATQSGGNAKPFEFFANTYSTYNKPTAEEVGAVPEVGRLVNSGSLNDLDQKSEVIIVGAGALDTPNPDAAFLVEISVVQLSAGKRVIQVAHAYHALEQSFVRYRSADGIWSSWGAFYTEHNKPKPADISEKLDRFERSYIDTNGGQDLKIRNKRALVGTTSNLEINYGTDWSSVYAYGNWNFGGDITITKNNPWLTLDSSSSGSDNIEQAAGISIGESGRTSGDASLHLTYTGNGVAWIGMGNLGGDGIPDNWAMQLNYQQTWVLFRSEIHLGDDKTKLSKGYSDSLRVVTPHGNVDIGPKNHDWCHFDTSMTKFYFGKPVHVKGEIYAGSSFNQRVYHEGYKPTASDVGAFQRHSGLTPEVNNSEFTTIAKVIGSALASRCSITLKGTTSNTVINFSADILVNHHKDIVVESLSGDYTQLELKILSNGSEDYLIQVKLIGGNSLSLHCHILSYTNDNVSIGNYSNTNYPIEHIHKSKKNSRVLSSINETNMFVAEHNVYHEGNKPTPADIGAVAKGESINLTDQDIIWSKNSDGAKIGFKNDADSDADSYLFFETSDNSNEYFKWRHRSGTSYSEWMSLRKSGLSTRNAIFDNGTNTTVNIQADDGGRAVLNVFSPVAGAQSTGTVYVGQSPSHGGGIEYNGDNSPATTGAGSDFFTLFRRENGTEYWTARNFVSSNDWEFRGNVEVNGDLKMIGSDCYIWTPNTETGFTGIWDTKNGLAAFKYTNGQGFDYKADIKIVKNNPWLTLDSSSSGSENIEQAAGISIGESGRTNAASLHLTYTGDGRGWLGMGDLGSDSIPDN, from the coding sequence ATGACTAATTCACATTATTGGACCCGCTTAACATCGGCTGGGAGGCAAGCAATTCTTGATGCCATGGCTAATGACCAGACGGTTGAGATCAGCGAGTTTGGAGTTGGGGACGGTCATCTCACGCCGTTACAAGAAACATTGGTGCAAGAAAAATACCGAGGATCCATAAATTCAGTTAAGCTGTTAGATACGGCCAATCTAGCTGAAATAATTGGAGTTTTACCAGTAGGGGTTGGTGGGTTTTATGTTCGTGAAGCTGCATTTTATATGCCAGACGGACGCCCCTTTGCATTAGTTAAACACCCTGAAACCTATAAGCCTTCAGGTGATGAAAATGCCGCCGCTGAGCTAAAAATAAAAGCGGTGATTGATGTAGAGAACAATCATTCAGTTGCCGAAAAAATAGATCCTTCGTTGACCTATGCGACGAGAGAGTGGGTTGGAGATGCGATAAACCCGCATGGACTTGGCACTCAAATTAGCCACCAATCAGCGAACTTCTTTGACCGTACGTTTGAGCTTAGGCTTGACGCTGGCGAGTCAAAAGCATTTCCTGATTTGCCCGATACCGCGTGCGACATACTGATATTTGGCTTGACGGATGGAACGGCGACAAGCACTAACTTCGTAGGCCGTTTTGCAAAATATGGTTCGACATGGAGTGCAAATACGATTTATGGGAACACGAATGGGCCAAATCATCCGTCAATAAAAATCATTGATAATGTGCCTACATTTAGTAATCCTCATGGATCCACCTCATATCCATTTGCTTTTAAATGCTGGATAGCGACCCAATCTGGTGGAAATGCTAAACCATTTGAATTTTTCGCAAATACTTACTCGACATATAACAAACCAACTGCAGAAGAGGTAGGAGCGGTGCCTGAAGTCGGCAGGCTTGTTAATAGTGGCTCGTTGAATGATTTAGACCAAAAAAGTGAAGTGATCATTGTTGGGGCAGGGGCTCTCGACACACCGAATCCAGATGCTGCATTTCTAGTTGAGATATCTGTAGTCCAGCTTTCTGCAGGCAAAAGAGTCATACAAGTCGCACACGCATATCACGCACTAGAACAATCTTTTGTTCGGTATCGTTCTGCTGATGGTATTTGGTCATCTTGGGGGGCTTTTTACACCGAGCATAACAAACCAAAACCAGCCGATATCAGCGAAAAGCTTGATAGATTTGAACGGTCTTATATAGATACCAATGGCGGTCAAGACCTAAAAATTAGAAACAAAAGAGCATTAGTTGGCACGACTAGCAACTTAGAGATTAACTACGGGACTGATTGGTCTAGTGTATATGCATATGGTAACTGGAACTTTGGAGGTGATATCACCATCACCAAAAACAATCCATGGTTAACACTGGATAGTAGCAGCTCTGGTAGTGATAACATTGAACAAGCCGCTGGAATATCTATTGGTGAATCTGGTCGCACAAGCGGTGATGCATCGTTACACCTAACCTATACAGGTAATGGGGTTGCTTGGATTGGTATGGGTAATTTGGGAGGGGATGGCATACCTGATAACTGGGCTATGCAACTGAATTACCAGCAGACTTGGGTTCTCTTCCGAAGTGAAATTCATCTAGGGGATGACAAAACCAAGCTATCTAAAGGCTATAGCGACTCCCTAAGAGTGGTTACACCGCATGGTAATGTTGATATTGGACCTAAAAATCACGACTGGTGTCACTTTGATACGAGTATGACAAAGTTCTATTTTGGCAAACCCGTGCACGTAAAAGGGGAAATTTACGCTGGCTCAAGTTTTAACCAACGTGTTTACCATGAGGGTTATAAACCTACCGCTTCAGATGTAGGTGCTTTTCAACGTCATTCAGGTCTTACACCTGAAGTAAATAACTCTGAATTTACGACGATAGCTAAAGTGATTGGCAGTGCTCTAGCGTCTAGATGCTCAATTACCTTAAAGGGGACGACGAGTAATACTGTCATTAATTTTTCAGCGGATATATTGGTTAATCATCATAAGGATATTGTCGTTGAGTCTTTGAGTGGGGACTACACGCAACTTGAGCTAAAAATACTCAGTAATGGAAGTGAAGACTACCTCATTCAGGTTAAGCTTATTGGCGGTAATTCCTTGTCGTTGCATTGTCATATCCTCTCTTATACTAACGATAATGTGAGCATAGGAAATTACAGTAATACTAACTACCCCATTGAACATATACATAAAAGCAAAAAAAACAGCAGAGTCTTAAGCTCCATAAATGAAACCAATATGTTTGTGGCGGAGCATAATGTATACCATGAGGGAAACAAACCAACACCTGCAGATATAGGTGCTGTTGCCAAGGGGGAGTCTATAAATCTTACAGACCAAGATATTATTTGGTCGAAAAATAGTGATGGTGCGAAAATTGGATTTAAGAACGACGCTGACTCAGACGCCGATAGTTATCTATTCTTTGAAACATCCGATAACTCTAATGAATACTTTAAGTGGAGGCACCGCTCAGGAACTAGTTATTCTGAATGGATGTCGCTAAGGAAGTCTGGACTATCCACCAGAAACGCAATCTTTGATAATGGCACCAACACAACAGTAAACATCCAAGCCGATGATGGTGGCAGAGCTGTCTTAAATGTATTTTCACCCGTTGCAGGTGCGCAATCAACAGGTACAGTCTATGTAGGCCAAAGCCCATCACACGGCGGTGGTATAGAGTACAACGGGGATAACTCACCTGCCACAACTGGCGCTGGTTCAGACTTCTTCACTCTATTTAGAAGAGAGAATGGCACTGAATATTGGACTGCGAGAAATTTTGTTTCCAGCAATGATTGGGAGTTTAGAGGAAATGTAGAGGTCAATGGCGACCTAAAAATGATTGGCAGTGACTGCTATATATGGACGCCCAATACTGAAACTGGTTTTACTGGGATATGGGATACCAAGAATGGGTTAGCTGCATTTAAGTACACCAATGGACAAGGGTTTGATTACAAAGCGGATATTAAAATTGTAAAAAACAATCCATGGTTAACACTGGATAGTAGCAGCTCTGGTAGTGAAAACATTGAACAAGCCGCTGGAATATCTATTGGTGAATCCGGCCGCACAAACGCCGCGTCGCTACACCTCACCTACACAGGTGATGGCCGTGGTTGGCTAGGTATGGGTGATTTGGGTAGTGACAGCATACCCGACAACTGA
- a CDS encoding baseplate assembly protein, whose amino-acid sequence MAQSKEVMMAFERLDLSQLPIPKVLKPLNFEQRLEALKQALLQKDSALQEVVNLESEPLTKLLEVMAYQGLTQQSMLNDAIEANLLASASGSDLDAIAARFNVARLGNEDDERLRARTQLAFDGLNTAGSAASYRFHALSVSNEICDVQVHSPRPCEIELTVLSRIGKGTLSAELLNKLHIAFTPESSTQPEVSKVRPLGDRVTIKQPQILTFNIAAELEILPGPSPEVIVDSASAALDAYLTERRQLGRQITRAGISNALFLSGVENIKLESPSEDIIPLDIEVAYCQQTDLRVKVRGQDD is encoded by the coding sequence ATGGCGCAAAGCAAGGAGGTGATGATGGCATTTGAGCGGTTGGACTTATCGCAGTTGCCCATTCCTAAAGTGTTAAAACCCTTAAACTTTGAGCAGCGTCTAGAAGCATTAAAGCAAGCATTGCTGCAAAAGGATAGCGCACTCCAAGAGGTAGTAAACTTGGAAAGTGAACCTCTAACTAAATTGTTAGAAGTTATGGCATATCAAGGACTGACTCAGCAAAGCATGCTAAATGACGCAATAGAAGCGAACTTGCTCGCGAGTGCTTCAGGGAGTGATTTAGACGCAATCGCAGCGAGGTTTAATGTTGCAAGGCTTGGGAATGAGGATGATGAGCGTTTAAGAGCGAGAACGCAACTGGCGTTTGATGGACTGAATACCGCAGGGAGCGCGGCCTCTTATCGCTTTCATGCATTGTCGGTGAGTAATGAGATTTGCGATGTGCAAGTTCATAGTCCGAGGCCATGTGAAATAGAACTAACCGTCTTGAGTCGAATAGGGAAAGGTACACTAAGCGCGGAGCTGCTGAATAAATTACACATCGCCTTTACCCCTGAATCGTCAACACAGCCTGAAGTCTCTAAAGTGAGACCGCTTGGCGATAGAGTCACAATCAAGCAGCCACAGATATTGACGTTTAACATTGCAGCGGAACTTGAGATTTTACCTGGCCCGTCGCCTGAGGTGATTGTGGACAGTGCCTCGGCCGCGCTCGACGCTTACTTAACTGAAAGACGTCAGCTTGGTAGGCAGATCACGCGAGCGGGCATTAGCAACGCTCTGTTTTTGTCTGGTGTTGAGAACATCAAGTTGGAGTCGCCAAGTGAAGACATTATACCTCTAGATATTGAGGTGGCGTATTGTCAGCAAACGGATTTGCGAGTAAAGGTGAGGGGGCAGGATGACTAA
- a CDS encoding phage tail protein I, translating to MTKLLPHNASTLEQWLAELQAKPRTIRGGLLAALKLEQRSDDELVEIARYLSLTEVGCLDLRSAIKRLSSNKLLPIIYSQVFFSRDALERLAVSVGLSGLSLKDDEARTQLRDACVLNDTRLLLTSLWQPELCPEPLLPFLAWNYSVDEWDEHWPVAIKRQVITDAFTVHQCKGTPFALQKALDSLNIETEIKEWWQQEDGLPGTVQIWALINQNLDDRQQGLLTSQMLKRIRRVVNAVKRGAIHVDLQLGIALKEQIGAAGIGKAPLGLSNTQVLGLGVKPEQGKAALGACGHINHYGYQMLNTEGAGVLPSETQASLGVFAVAKQLNAQMHTSQGVGIHPDELMQGVVLASGMHRLQYQHYHLQGAT from the coding sequence ATGACTAAGCTTTTACCTCATAATGCGTCAACGCTGGAGCAGTGGTTAGCAGAGCTGCAAGCCAAGCCTCGAACTATCCGAGGAGGTTTATTAGCGGCCTTAAAACTTGAGCAGCGCAGCGATGACGAGCTAGTGGAAATCGCGCGTTATCTCTCATTGACTGAGGTCGGCTGCCTTGATTTACGCAGCGCAATTAAACGCTTATCAAGCAATAAATTGCTGCCAATTATTTACTCTCAAGTGTTTTTCTCAAGAGATGCACTTGAGCGGCTAGCGGTAAGTGTCGGACTAAGTGGGCTCTCCCTCAAGGATGATGAAGCAAGAACCCAATTGCGTGATGCTTGTGTACTGAACGATACACGGCTGCTCTTAACGAGTCTTTGGCAACCAGAGCTTTGCCCCGAGCCTTTATTGCCTTTTTTGGCGTGGAACTACTCAGTGGATGAGTGGGATGAACATTGGCCTGTGGCGATTAAACGCCAAGTCATTACTGATGCGTTCACGGTTCATCAGTGCAAGGGGACCCCATTTGCGCTGCAAAAAGCGCTCGATAGTCTCAATATTGAAACCGAGATCAAGGAATGGTGGCAGCAGGAAGATGGTTTGCCTGGCACTGTACAGATCTGGGCGCTTATTAATCAGAATTTGGACGACCGACAACAAGGATTGTTGACCTCCCAGATGCTCAAGCGTATTCGCCGTGTGGTAAACGCAGTGAAACGCGGTGCTATCCATGTTGATTTACAATTGGGTATTGCACTTAAAGAGCAAATTGGTGCAGCAGGTATTGGCAAAGCGCCTTTGGGTCTGAGCAATACCCAAGTGTTGGGGTTAGGGGTAAAACCTGAGCAAGGCAAAGCCGCATTAGGGGCATGTGGCCATATAAATCACTATGGCTATCAAATGTTAAATACCGAAGGCGCAGGCGTTTTACCTAGTGAAACGCAGGCGAGTTTAGGTGTGTTTGCGGTTGCAAAACAGCTGAATGCACAAATGCATACCAGCCAAGGAGTGGGCATTCATCCTGATGAGTTAATGCAAGGAGTGGTACTCGCCAGTGGTATGCACCGACTTCAATATCAACATTATCATTTACAAGGAGCGACTTAA
- a CDS encoding phage tail-collar fiber domain-containing protein, whose amino-acid sequence MSALTLQFTHAGLDALLSAQARGFKGQISHMAFGDAAYTPSQNQTELRSLKERVAIADSDYQDGESTSLKIAGKFDAPLEYAIREIGVYLDSGAVDASGEPELILLGVYSKANTTLGYRTPDVKVLQWLTLSLAQLPSESIEVKLGVDNLNLIVDKELAEMTLTQLDTMHRQIKQEFRLQQQETALSELKQLLTSEVSRLDTTHAARLDNRVAAFHGLFNAELANVTTVQLDTMNRQTNQEIRLTNLEHQ is encoded by the coding sequence ATGTCTGCACTAACGCTGCAGTTTACCCATGCGGGACTTGATGCCCTACTCAGCGCTCAAGCGCGAGGCTTTAAGGGACAAATCAGCCATATGGCGTTTGGCGATGCCGCTTATACGCCATCACAAAATCAAACTGAGCTACGCAGCCTTAAAGAGCGTGTAGCTATTGCCGACAGCGACTATCAAGACGGTGAAAGTACGAGCCTTAAAATTGCAGGCAAATTCGACGCACCACTTGAATATGCCATCAGAGAAATTGGTGTTTATTTAGATAGCGGCGCAGTAGACGCAAGCGGTGAGCCAGAGCTGATTTTGCTGGGGGTTTACTCAAAAGCCAACACCACACTTGGTTACCGCACACCTGACGTCAAAGTACTACAGTGGTTAACGTTAAGTTTGGCACAACTGCCTAGTGAGAGTATCGAGGTAAAGCTAGGAGTCGACAATCTCAATCTGATTGTTGACAAAGAGTTGGCCGAAATGACGCTAACGCAGCTAGATACCATGCATCGGCAAATCAAACAGGAATTTCGTTTGCAACAACAGGAAACAGCGCTAAGTGAGCTGAAACAATTGCTCACCAGTGAAGTGTCAAGATTAGATACAACACATGCCGCTCGGCTAGATAATCGCGTAGCAGCATTCCATGGCTTATTTAACGCAGAACTTGCCAATGTGACGACGGTACAGCTAGACACCATGAACCGCCAAACCAATCAAGAAATTAGATTAACCAATCTTGAGCATCAATAA
- a CDS encoding phage baseplate assembly protein V has product MIANQHFSDLAMSDLQQRLTKLISLGTVHEVDYETATVKVKMGDWITAKLPWLTAQAAHDMTWQAPEVGEQVMVLSPCGDTSQGVVLGSLYSQKFAPKQLGVSPENRPDVHKVQYQDGSSITYDRKSHRYLIDIQGADATVDVLSAGTLNITTAKDIRVETQANATVLSAKDATLKCDGSASVQAGGGRQC; this is encoded by the coding sequence GTGATAGCCAATCAACATTTTTCAGACTTAGCCATGTCCGACTTACAGCAGCGTCTTACTAAGTTAATTAGCCTAGGAACGGTGCATGAAGTGGATTACGAAACGGCGACCGTCAAGGTCAAAATGGGTGATTGGATCACGGCAAAGTTACCTTGGCTAACGGCGCAAGCTGCTCATGATATGACTTGGCAAGCACCTGAAGTTGGTGAGCAAGTGATGGTGCTATCTCCCTGTGGAGATACTTCCCAGGGAGTAGTACTTGGCAGTTTGTATAGTCAAAAATTTGCGCCAAAACAATTGGGAGTATCGCCTGAAAATCGCCCTGATGTTCATAAGGTTCAATATCAAGATGGCAGCTCAATCACGTATGACCGAAAGAGTCATCGTTATCTGATTGATATTCAAGGAGCGGATGCCACTGTGGATGTGCTTTCAGCAGGGACGCTGAATATTACAACAGCCAAAGACATCCGAGTAGAAACACAAGCTAATGCGACCGTATTGAGTGCAAAAGATGCAACTTTGAAGTGTGATGGAAGTGCTTCTGTTCAAGCGGGGGGGGGACGTCAGTGTTGA
- a CDS encoding GPW/gp25 family protein produces the protein MIGMNAKTGKPLGGVEHLKQSIRDIVTTPLGSRVMRRDYGCGLYELVDRPFSHSLVGDITMTIANALEKWEPRFQLDGVAVHPAGEGKLSIEIKGLYLINGEPVTIEGIQI, from the coding sequence ATGATAGGAATGAATGCCAAAACGGGCAAGCCGCTCGGTGGTGTTGAGCATCTAAAACAGAGTATTCGCGATATTGTGACCACACCGCTTGGCAGTCGCGTTATGCGACGCGATTATGGCTGCGGCTTATATGAGCTTGTAGATAGGCCTTTTTCTCACTCTTTGGTGGGGGATATCACTATGACCATCGCCAATGCACTGGAGAAGTGGGAACCACGCTTTCAACTTGATGGTGTTGCGGTACATCCAGCAGGTGAGGGCAAGTTGTCTATCGAAATAAAAGGATTGTATTTAATCAACGGGGAGCCTGTCACCATCGAGGGTATCCAGATCTAA
- a CDS encoding phage tail sheath C-terminal domain-containing protein, producing the protein MSKFLHGVEVIEAQSGTRPIKTVKSSVIGVIGTAPSADPEKFPLNTPVLVAGKRAEAAPLGTEGTLPAAMDGIFDQAGAVVVVVRVDGADEAAIMSNMVGGVAADGSYEGVQAFLGAESVLGVTPRILVAPGYAHQRPEGNRNPVITELVNVAERLRAVIIADGPNTNDEDAKTYRADFGSRRVFVVDPHVKVFRDGKTEVEPASARVAGMIAKSDNDRGFWWSPSNTNMNGIVATARPIDFQLGDANARANMLNEKEVSTIIRQNGFKLWGNHTCSDDPKWAFLSVVRTADMINDSLLRAHMWAVDRNITKTYIEDVTQSVQSYLDSLKAQGAILGGQIWADEELNTPANIQAGKVYFSFDFTPPTPAEHITFKSILTNNYLEEIV; encoded by the coding sequence ATGTCAAAATTTCTACACGGTGTAGAAGTCATTGAGGCGCAATCCGGCACGCGTCCAATCAAAACAGTAAAAAGCTCAGTAATTGGTGTGATTGGTACGGCACCTAGTGCAGATCCAGAAAAGTTTCCACTTAACACACCTGTATTGGTTGCTGGTAAACGTGCTGAAGCTGCACCGTTGGGTACAGAAGGAACACTACCTGCGGCAATGGACGGTATTTTTGACCAAGCTGGTGCGGTAGTCGTTGTGGTTCGTGTCGATGGTGCTGATGAAGCGGCAATCATGTCAAACATGGTTGGCGGTGTGGCAGCAGACGGTTCTTATGAAGGTGTACAAGCTTTCCTTGGTGCTGAGTCAGTACTTGGGGTAACACCACGTATTCTTGTGGCGCCAGGTTATGCGCATCAACGCCCTGAAGGTAATCGTAACCCAGTTATCACAGAGCTTGTGAACGTGGCTGAGCGTCTTCGTGCGGTTATCATCGCAGATGGTCCAAACACCAACGATGAGGATGCAAAAACATATCGTGCAGACTTTGGTTCGCGTCGTGTGTTCGTTGTTGACCCTCATGTCAAAGTATTCCGCGATGGCAAAACAGAAGTTGAACCTGCAAGTGCACGTGTTGCGGGCATGATTGCTAAGTCGGACAACGACCGAGGCTTTTGGTGGAGCCCAAGTAATACCAATATGAACGGTATTGTGGCAACTGCACGTCCTATCGACTTCCAGCTGGGCGATGCTAACGCACGTGCGAATATGCTGAACGAAAAAGAAGTGTCGACCATTATTCGTCAAAACGGCTTTAAGCTTTGGGGTAACCATACTTGTTCTGACGACCCTAAATGGGCATTCCTGTCAGTGGTACGTACCGCAGATATGATCAACGACTCACTACTGCGTGCGCACATGTGGGCGGTTGACCGCAATATCACCAAAACTTACATCGAAGATGTTACGCAAAGTGTGCAGTCGTACCTTGATAGCTTAAAAGCACAAGGTGCAATTCTTGGCGGTCAAATTTGGGCTGACGAAGAGTTAAACACACCGGCCAATATTCAAGCGGGTAAAGTGTATTTTAGCTTTGACTTCACGCCGCCAACACCGGCTGAGCACATCACCTTCAAGAGTATTCTAACTAACAACTACCTAGAGGAAATCGTATAA
- a CDS encoding phage major tail tube protein: MAISPKILKKFKLFVDGKGYLGIADEIQLPKVTVKTREVTSGFQAPVELDVGQLEKLEGTITLLEYNADMMKLLGDWSGATTPLTARGAIQAQGEAPVPVVVTLEGFFKEVDMGSWKDGEEAKLTLQYAIQKYKLQIGQDVIYEIDLYNDVRTVNGKDQMAALRAAIGA; the protein is encoded by the coding sequence ATGGCAATCTCTCCAAAAATTCTTAAAAAATTCAAGCTGTTTGTAGACGGTAAAGGCTATCTAGGTATCGCTGATGAAATCCAGCTACCAAAAGTAACCGTAAAAACTCGCGAAGTGACGTCGGGTTTTCAAGCGCCGGTTGAGCTTGATGTTGGCCAACTTGAAAAGCTAGAAGGCACAATCACGTTACTTGAATACAACGCTGACATGATGAAGCTACTTGGCGATTGGAGCGGTGCGACAACGCCATTAACGGCTCGTGGTGCAATCCAAGCGCAAGGCGAAGCGCCAGTACCTGTAGTGGTAACGCTTGAAGGCTTCTTCAAAGAAGTGGATATGGGCAGCTGGAAAGATGGCGAAGAAGCTAAGCTAACGCTGCAATATGCAATTCAGAAGTACAAGCTACAGATCGGTCAAGATGTGATTTACGAAATTGACCTATACAACGACGTTCGTACCGTTAATGGTAAGGACCAAATGGCAGCACTTCGCGCAGCAATCGGAGCTTAA
- a CDS encoding phage tail assembly protein, with translation MKEIITLAFPITVDGHEYAELTMRRPKVRDRLMVDRADISESESEIRYFSHLCEVSPDIIEELDWSDFVKLRETLQAFLVSRQSA, from the coding sequence ATGAAAGAAATCATTACCTTAGCATTCCCAATTACGGTCGATGGGCATGAGTATGCAGAACTGACAATGAGACGACCAAAAGTACGCGATCGGTTAATGGTGGATAGAGCGGATATCAGCGAGTCTGAAAGCGAAATTCGTTATTTCTCGCACTTATGCGAAGTTTCTCCAGATATCATCGAAGAGCTTGATTGGAGTGATTTTGTGAAGCTGCGAGAAACGCTACAAGCTTTTCTCGTGTCCCGCCAAAGCGCTTAA